A single region of the Neomonachus schauinslandi chromosome 3, ASM220157v2, whole genome shotgun sequence genome encodes:
- the C3H2orf72 gene encoding uncharacterized protein C2orf72 homolog, which translates to MERELEELAARPARPAQPPFQALVEAAGGRGQVLLVGELWEREQSRALLRDFARAVFPPEQAAGKAGGAGAGAPGAQRAPGTAGARAIRSPLVFVLCRASSLTAREPRRRLREMLRDVRGRRRAGAALVGVLVADAGPEDAVAPGLRLLEALLRAVFGRQAGGPVQAAAYCPGHPASSLAVQAAACRALQAAGPARPAAGPWERPGLPALLACFSWGPWSRGKDPDAISPGDPAQDHLQDPEEKLVLTAICPNGDCEDPGKGPRACDGLVHTPADPVGDSR; encoded by the exons ATGGAGCGCGAGCTGGAGGAACTGGCGGCGCGGCCCGCGCGCCCGGCACAGCCGCCCTTCCAGGCGCTGGTGGAGGCGGCGGGCGGCCGCGGGCAGGTGCTGCTGGTGGGCGAGCTGTGGGAGCGCGAGCAGAGCCGCGCGCTGCTGCGGGACTTCGCCCGGGCCGTGTTCCCTCCCGAGCAAGCCGCCGGCAAGGCGGGCGGCGCGGGGGCCGGGGCGCCGGGGGCGCAGAGGGCGCCCGGGACGGCGGGGGCGCGCGCCATCCGCTCGCCGCTCGTCTTCGTGCTGTGCCGCGCGTCCTCGCTGACCGCCCGCGAGCCGCGGCGCCGCTTGCGGGAGATGCTGCGGGATGTGCGCGGCCGCCGGCGGGCCGGGGCGGCGCTGGTCGGGGTGCTGGTGGCCGACGCCGGGCCCGAGGACGCGGTGGCGCCGGGGTTGCGGCTCCTGGAGGCGCTGCTGCGCGCAGTGTTCGGCCGCCAGGCGGGGGGCCCGGTGCAGGCGGCCGCCTACTGCCCAGGCCACCCGGCCTCCAGCCTGGCCGTCCAGGCGGCCGCCTGCAGGGCGCTACAAGCCGCCGGGCCCGCGCGACCAG CAGCAGGACCCTGGGAGAGACCGGGCCTCCCGGCACTGCTGGCGTGCTtttcctggggtccctggagcCGGGGGAAGGATCCAGATGCCATCTCCCCCGGTGACCCAGCTCAGG ATCacctccaggaccctgaggagaAGCTGGTACTGACAGCCATATGTCCCAACGGAGACTGTGAGGACCCCGGGAAGGGGCCGAGAGCCTGTGATGGACTGGTCCATACTCCTGCAGATCCCGTTGGAGATTCGAGATGA